One window of the Cotesia glomerata isolate CgM1 linkage group LG10, MPM_Cglom_v2.3, whole genome shotgun sequence genome contains the following:
- the LOC123272686 gene encoding pre-rRNA-processing protein TSR1 homolog: MTRMKKTHKNHNTGKHRSKREIKRSSEGKVNVKTLTKRNKLIMTKDQRRNQSNQNRLKKREEILMEKRKIGGEESAPVLIAVVPLQDNIEVNNILRILKQSENHVGKNKKPKKKSNSEKMATDDDENADEEMGNDEDIADDMAAVNEETFTHISLTKLKKKFEIIVPCKDNLFDTLDVMKVASTVLFVIKDNIDDWGEQILKTSIPQKLPTSMVIFADQNENSITKNKAKKVRQNIIKSIQKYLPEVRTQTLNNSIDAYNALRVVSEQEQQSIFYRNNRPHFISERFDYCPETDDKGTLKVTGYLRGKTLSVNGLVHIIGVGDFQMSQIDSLTSDPYSEKSNGTNINQEVTVLERADPALQESLESENTPDPMDAEQTWPTAEELEEAKRERMEKKNIKRVLKGTSSYQAAWIIDDEEFDGESGSDDNENGENEETMAVDKGDSDEESQLDDDYETITESEAPLDEQRYDEELDIMEERQAMVRFKEAKEDAQFPDEMDTPQDIPARERFCKYRGLESFRTSPWDPKEDLPTDYARIFQFKNFQRTTKTVLKKNEELIGVEPGPYITIHVKDVPKEVYEEHIRQKKHLILFGLLSHEQKMSLLNVVLKRTPDPNSEPIASKDKLIFQCGFRRFITAPIFSEHTYTPKHKYLRFFQPGETAVASMYAPIVFPPSPVLCFQQKNNEMPKLVATGSVLSANPDRLVIKRVILSGHPFKVFKRSASIRFMFYNREDIDWFKPVKLRTKHGRRGHIKEPLGTHGHMKCVFDGQLKSQDTVLMNLFKRVYPKWTYQQCFY, from the exons atgacgaGAATGAAGAAAACTCACAAGAACCATAACACTGGTAAACATCGGAGCAAACGTGAAATTAAACGTTCCTCAGAag GTAAGGTCAATGTAAAGACTTTAACTAAgcgaaataaattaataatgacaaAAGATCAGCGTCGCAACCAGTCAAATCAGAATCGTTTAAAAAAACGAGAAGAAATTCTGATGGAAAAACGTAAAATCGGAGGGGAAGAATCGGCTCCAGTTTTGATAGCTGTTGTTCCTCTGCAAGATAATATTGAAGTGAATAATATTCTAAGAATTCTTAAGCAGTCTGAAAATCATgtgggtaaaaataaaaaacctaaGAAGAAAtctaattctgaaaaaatggctactgatgatgatgaaaatGCTGATGAAGAAATGGGCAATGATGAAGATATTGCTGACGATATGGCTGCTGTTAATGAAGAAACTTTTACTCACATTAG tCTCACGAAACTTAAGAAGAAATTTGAGATTATAGTCCCGtgtaaagataatttattcGACACCTTAGACGTGATGAAAGTTGCTTCAACGgttttgtttgttattaaagATAATATCGACGATTGGGGTGAACAGATATTGAAGACTAGTATTCCTCAGAAATTACCAACAAGCATGGTCATATTTGCTGATCAAAATGAGAATTCTATTacg AAAAATAAAGCTAAGAAAGTAcgacaaaatattattaaatcaatcCAGAAATACTTACCTGAAGTTAGAACTCAAACTTTAAACAATTCTATTGACGCTTACAATGCATTGAGAGTTGTTAGTGAACAAGAACAACAGAGTATTTTCTACAGAAATAATCGACCGCATTTTATTTCTGAACGTTTCGATTATTGTcct gaaACTGATGACAAGGGAACATTAAAAGTAACAGGATATTTAAGAGGAAAAACACTTTCAGTTAATGGTTTGGTACACATAATTGGAGTAGGAGACTTTCAGATGTCTCAAATTGATTCGCTGACTTCTGATCCTTATTCTGAAAAATCAAATGGCACGAATATTAATCAAGAAGTCACTGTTTTGGAACGTGCTGATCCTGCATtacaa GAAAGTTTAGAATCTGAAAACACGCCGGATCCAATGGACGCTGAACAAACTTGGCCAACTGCTGAAGAACTGGAAGAAGCAAAACGAGAGCGGATggagaagaaaaatattaagcGAGTGCTTAAAGGTACATCTAGCTACCAAGCCGCTTGGATTATCGACGATGAAGAGTTTGACGGCGAAAGTGGCAGTGATGATAATGAAAACGGAGAGAATGAAGAAACTATGGCAGTCGACAAGGGCGACTCGGATGAGGAAAGCCAGTTGGATGACGATTATGAAACCATAACTGAGTCTGAAGCTCCATTAGATGAACAGAGGTATGATGAAGAATTGGATATTATGGAAGAAAGACAAGCCATGGTTAGATTcaaag AAGCTAAAGAAGACGCACAGTTTCCTGATGAAATGGATACTCCTCAGGACATTCCTGCGCGTGAAAGATTCTGTAAGTACCGAGGACTGGAGTCATTCCGTACGAGTCCCTGGGATCCTAAAGAAGATTTGCCGACGGATTATGCTCGCATAtttcagtttaaaaatttccaaaggACTACTAAAActgttttaaagaaaaatgaagAACTTATTGGAGTTGAG cCTGGACCTTACATCACAATCCATGTAAAAGATGTACCAAAAGAAGTGTACGAAGAACATATCAGACAGAAAAAACACTTGATTTTGTTTGGCTTACTATCTCACGAACAAAAAATGTCTCTGTTGAATGTCGTATTAAAAAGAACTCCAGATCCTAATTCTGAGCCAATTGCTTCTAAAGATAAACTTATCTTCCAATGTGGGTTCAGAAGATTTATCACTGCACCGATTTTCAGTGAACATACTTACACACCTAAACATAAG TATTTGAGATTCTTCCAACCAGGAGAGACAGCTGTTGCGAGCATGTACGCTCCAATCGTGTTTCCACCCAGTCCAGTTTTATGCTTTCAGCAAAAGAATAATGAAATGCCT aaacttGTTGCTACCGGAAGTGTTTTATCGGCAAATCCAGACAGATTAGTAATAAAGCGTGTGATTTTAAGTGGGCATCCTTTCAAAGTCTTCAAGAGATCTGCATCTATTAGATTCATGTTCTACAACCGTGAGGACATTGATTGGTTCAAACCAGTTAAGCTACGCACCAAGCATGGCCGTCGTGGTCACATTAAGGAACCTTTag gtactCATGGGCATATGAAATGCGTGTTTGATGGCCAGTTGAAATCGCAAGATACAGTTTTGATGAACTTATTCAAACGCGTTTATCCGAAATGGACTTATCAGCAATGTTTTTATTaa